A single window of Ananas comosus cultivar F153 linkage group 17, ASM154086v1, whole genome shotgun sequence DNA harbors:
- the LOC109723531 gene encoding cationic peroxidase SPC4-like, translated as MASASASSSLSTMSLLLLLAICIPSLCSPTRADEFVYPPIVNGLSFSFYKSKCPNLESIVLGFLKKSFKNDIGLAAGLLRLHFHDCFVQGCDGSILLDGSASGPGEQQAPPNLTLRPAAFKAINDLRALLDKACGQVVSCADVVALAARDSVFLSGGPKYKLPLGRRDGLTFATRDVTLASLPAPTSNVTKLLSVFSKINLDATDLVSLSGGHTIGLAHCTSFTNRLYPTQDPVMDKTFAKNLKLTCPASNTVNTTVNDICTPNKFDNKYYVDLLNRKGLFTSDQDLFTDQRTKSTVTRFAVSQPLFFEKFVFSIVKMGQLSVLTGGEGEIRANCSARNGDNKFLWSVVGGEEGESARVF; from the exons atggcttctgcttctgcttcttcctctctttctacCATGTCTCTCCTCCTCCTATTAGCCATTTGTATcccctctctctgctctccAACTAGGGCTGATGAGTTTGTTTATCCTCCCATAGTGAATGGCCTCTCCTTCAGCTTCTACAAGTCCAAATGCCCCAACTTGGAGTCCATTGTGCTGGGCTTCCTCAAGAAGTCGTTCAAGAACGACATCGGCCTCGCCGCtggcctcctccgcctccacttcCACGACTGCTTCGTTCAG GGGTGTGATGGGTCTATATTGTTGGATGGCTCGGCGAGCGGACCAGGCGAGCAGCAGGCGCCGCCAAACCTAACGCTCCGGCCGGCGGCTTTCAAGGCCATCAACGACCTCCGAGCGCTCCTCGACAAGGCGTGCGGACAGGTCGTCTCTTGCGCCGATGTCGTTGCGCTTGCGGCTAGAGACTCTGTCTTCTTG TCCGGCGGGCCCAAGTACAAGTTGCCGCTGGGCCGGCGCGACGGCCTGACGTTCGCGACGCGCGACGTGACGCTGGCCAGCCtcccggcgccgacgtcgaacGTGACGAAGCTGCTTTCGGTGTTCTCGAAGATCAACCTCGACGCCACCGACCTcgtctccctctccggcggccaCACCATCGGCCTCGCGCACTGCACGTCCTTCACCAACCGCCTCTACCCCACCCAAGACCCCGTCATGGACAAAACCTTCGCCAAGAACCTCAAACTCACCTGCCCCGCGTCCAACACCGTCAACACCACCGTCAACGACATCTGCACGCCGAACAAGTTCGACAACAAGTACTACGTTGATCTGCTCAACCGTAAGGGGCTGTTCACGTCCGACCAGGACTTGTTCACCGACCAGCGGACGAAGAGCACCGTGACGAGGTTCGCGGTGAGCCAGCCGCTCTTTTTCGAGAAGTTCGTGTTCTCGATCGTGAAGATGGGGCAGCTGAGCGTGTTGACGGGTGGGGAGGGAGAGATAAGGGCGAATTGCTCCGCGCGGAACGGCGATAACAAGTTCTTGTGGTCGGTGgtgggaggggaggagggagagagtgCTAGGGTTTTCTAA
- the LOC109723565 gene encoding RNA polymerase II subunit A C-terminal domain phosphatase SSU72, translated as MTKLRHAMVCSSNQNRSMEAHSLLKRHGLDVSSYGTGAHVKLPGPSLREPNVYDFGTPYKFMYDDLRRKDPDLYKRNGILPMLKRNSSVKTAPQRWQENAADGCFDVVFTFEEKVFDMVIEDLNNREQTLMKSVLIINLDVKDNHEEAAVGAKLALDLCQELEAVDCWEDAIDDIVAAFEKQHKRKLLYSISFY; from the exons atGACGAAGCTGCGGCACGCGATGGTGTGCTCGTCGAACCAGAACCGGAGCATGGAGGCGCACTCGCTGCTGAAGCGGCACGGGCTCGACGTGAGCTCGTACGGGACGGGCGCCCACGTGAAGCTCCCCGGCCCCTCCCTCCGCGAGCCCAACGTCTACGACTTCGGCACCCCCTACAAGTTCATGTACGACGACCTCCGCCGCAAAGACCCCGACCT GTACAAGCGCAACGGGATCTTGCCCATGCTGAAGAGGAACTCCAGCGTGAAAACGGCGCCGCAGCGGTGGCAGGAGAATGCGGCCGATGGGTGCTTCGATGTCGTCTTCACCTTCGAGGAGAAGGTCTTCGACATGGTCATCGAAG ATCTAAATAACCGTGAGCAAACATTGATGAAAAGTGTGTTGATAATTAATTTGGATGTCAAAGATAACCATGAAGAAGCTGCTGTCGGAGCTAAGCTTGCTTTGGACTTATGCCAGGAG CTCGAAGCAGTGGATTGCTGGGAGGATGCTATTGACGACATAGTTGCAGCATTTGAGAAGCAACACAAGCGGAAGCTCTTATACAGCATTTCCTTCTATTAA
- the LOC109723311 gene encoding probable serine/threonine-protein kinase At1g01540, translating to MEAPLQALIAAAVSFVLISLLFALLLLFFSADRDESASFDPSXSPYPLYDPTPSPMEAPLQALIAAAVSFVLISSPFPRRNPSFFADRDESASFDPSLDRISLPELAAATGGFSSDAIIGDGSFGFVYKAVLPSGTAVAVKRLSADAAASQGFREFRAEMETLGRIRHPNLARILGFCASGRDRLLIYEFLERGSLDSWLHYPDADADPGRAAPLPWSARARAVRGVAAGLAFLHEGCEPPIIHRDIKASNVLLDADFGARIADFGLARLADESHSHVSTQAAGTMGYMAPEYREGAVRATPRGDVYSFGMLVFEAATGRRPSWPVREDAAEGWTEVSMARWARTRVEQGRWKDILDPRMAIPGEIFDQEDEVKAFLDLAYRCTEECAPKRPSMGEAVAILDQINSNKLN from the coding sequence ATGGAGGCCCCGCTCCAGGCCCtgatcgccgccgccgtctccTTCGTCCTCATCTCCCTGCtcttcgccctcctcctcctcttcttcagCGCCGATCGCGACGAGAGCGCCTCCTTCGACCCCTCCNGATCTCCTTATCCCCTGTACGATCCGACACCGTCGCCCATGGAGGCCCCGCTCCAGGCCCtgatcgccgccgccgtctccTTCGTCCTCATCTCCTCGCCTTTTCCCCGCCGCAACCCCTCCTTCTTCGCCGATCGCGACGAGAGCGCCTCCTTCGACCCCTCCCTCGACCGGATCTCGCTCCCCGAACTCGCCGCCGCCACCGGGGGCTTCTCATCCGACGCCATAATCGGCGACGGGAGCTTCGGGTTCGTCTACAAGGCCGTCCTCCCCTCCGGCACCGCCGTCGCCGTGAAGCGCCTCTCCGCGGACGCCGCCGCCTCCCAGGGCTTCCGCGAGTTCCGCGCCGAGATGGAAACCCTGGGCCGGATCCGCCACCCGAACCTCGCCCGCATCCTCGGCTTCTGCGCCTCGGGCCGCGACCGCCTCCTCATCTACGAGTTCCTCGAGCGCGGGAGCCTCGACTCGTGGCTCCACTAccccgacgccgacgccgacccTGGCCGCGCGGCGCCGCTGCCGTGGTCGGCCCGGGCGCGCGCCGTGCGCGGCGTGGCGGCGGGGCTGGCGTTCCTCCACGAGGGGTGCGAGCCCCCGATCATCCACCGCGACATCAAGGCGAGCAACGTGCTCCTCGACGCCGACTTCGGGGCGCGGATCGCCGACTTCGGGCTGGCGCGCCTCGCGGACGAGTCGCACTCGCACGTGTCGACCCAGGCCGCGGGGACGATGGGGTACATGGCGCCCGAGTACAGGGAGGGCGCGGTGAGGGCCACGCCGCGGGGCGACGTCTACAGCTTCGGCATGCTCGTGTTCGAGGCCGCGACGGGGCGGAGGCCGAGCTGGCCCGTCAGGGAGGACGCGGCGGAGGGGTGGACCGAGGTCAGCATGGCGCGCTGGGCCCGGACCAGGGTCGAGCAGGGGAGGTGGAAGGACATCCTCGACCCTCGGATGGCGATCCCAGGCGAGATTTTCGACCAGGAGGACGAGGTGAAGGCCTTCCTGGACCTGGCCTACCGGTGCACGGAGGAGTGCGCCCCGAAGAGGCCGTCCATGGGGGAGGCGGTCGCCATCCTCGACCAGATCAACtccaataaattaaattag